The following coding sequences lie in one Thalassoglobus polymorphus genomic window:
- a CDS encoding transposase: MSHQDRHARGVRLNSVDLFKALQWLTRGVDWSAIRMRKEATWTPQWLTWMAILWAWSNEATLGERFLCAQRLIQHLQNESAKVSTSYQAFMKVLIRWTEPLVLALQVTLRKRMEALSPGDWTRHGFVVFGVDGSKVSLPRTKSNQAAYSHARQNSKRNRRKKPNDRAATKKIEQSQLFLTTLFHVGLNLPWDWRTGPADSSERSHVLEMLDSLPQNALLTGDAGFVGYSFASTVLDHGSQLLVRVGANVKLLKKLGFVRESNGIVYVWTDKAARKQQPPLVFRLVVVQSARHPVYLITSVTNQSRLSEKQIADLYRARWGALIAKFALCLPFRRLNNFWFPAGLLLLRNGRRNPTSKNSFRPV; the protein is encoded by the coding sequence ATGTCGCATCAAGACCGGCACGCACGAGGCGTACGACTCAATTCTGTCGATTTGTTCAAAGCCCTGCAATGGCTGACGCGGGGTGTCGATTGGTCAGCGATTCGAATGCGCAAAGAAGCAACCTGGACACCACAGTGGCTGACCTGGATGGCGATTCTCTGGGCGTGGTCAAACGAAGCGACGTTGGGGGAACGCTTTCTCTGTGCGCAGCGACTCATCCAACATTTACAAAACGAATCGGCCAAGGTCTCGACATCGTATCAGGCGTTTATGAAGGTCTTGATTCGCTGGACCGAACCGCTGGTTTTGGCATTGCAGGTTACGCTGCGAAAGCGAATGGAAGCACTCTCTCCGGGTGATTGGACACGGCACGGATTCGTGGTTTTTGGAGTCGACGGCAGCAAGGTGTCGCTGCCGAGAACGAAATCGAATCAAGCGGCGTATTCCCATGCACGACAGAACAGCAAACGCAACCGCCGCAAGAAACCGAATGACCGAGCCGCCACCAAGAAGATTGAACAGTCGCAGCTCTTCCTGACAACTCTGTTCCATGTGGGGCTGAACTTGCCGTGGGACTGGAGAACCGGTCCCGCCGACAGCAGCGAACGCTCTCATGTGCTAGAGATGCTCGACAGCTTGCCTCAGAACGCGTTGCTCACTGGTGATGCTGGTTTCGTTGGCTACAGCTTCGCCAGTACTGTTCTGGATCATGGTTCGCAGCTCCTGGTGCGCGTCGGAGCGAATGTGAAGTTGCTCAAGAAGTTGGGCTTTGTTCGTGAATCGAACGGCATTGTCTACGTCTGGACTGACAAAGCTGCACGCAAGCAGCAACCGCCATTGGTGTTCCGTTTGGTGGTTGTGCAAAGCGCGCGTCATCCGGTTTACCTCATCACGAGTGTCACGAATCAAAGCAGGTTGAGCGAGAAACAAATCGCCGACCTGTATCGTGCTCGCTGGGGTGCCTTAATTGCGAAGTTCGCTTTATGTCTACCTTTTCGTCGCCTCAACAATTTCTGGTTCCCTGCCGGGCTACTTCTGTTACGGAACGGAAGAAGGAACCCTACTTCGAAGAACTCATTCAGACCTGTTTAA
- a CDS encoding helix-turn-helix transcriptional regulator yields the protein MHSMNNDLKTYDTDQLARALGCSSRHIANMDADGLLPAPIRLGRLKRWPISQIDNWMNAGSPSRKEWEASQ from the coding sequence ATGCACAGTATGAACAACGACTTGAAGACGTATGACACCGATCAACTCGCGAGGGCCCTTGGCTGTTCTTCGCGGCATATTGCCAACATGGACGCTGACGGTCTCTTGCCGGCACCGATCCGGCTCGGACGGCTCAAGCGTTGGCCTATTTCTCAAATTGACAATTGGATGAATGCCGGGAGCCCTTCCCGCAAAGAATGGGAAGCGAGTCAATAA
- a CDS encoding AAA family ATPase, whose product MTSELNPYQSQALEYLKAGFSIIPVGENKVPKRAWKKRTKQLPTDAEVIEDFRQPAGIGIVAGKVSGNLEVIDIDIEDMAEADAYRDSLLSNSVNACEKLGIDCSGLSGISVNRTPRNGLHLFYRCFEPVSGSQKLARHNGKRVDSTGEYDNTPGYHIETRGEGGYCLSPGSADFSHPLGASKYRHIAGPKLIDLKPSISPELRDVLLCEAKFLGIDGDGFDDAQSMQAAMSAKQDQQPAEAERTSVTLGPVRNTNVSNNILMTWAEILEPHGFTQAETVDGVTYWKRPGSKNKHSASTNYQGTDLFYPWSPNCHPALEANRGYNKLATYTALVFGDHSSEAFRLAAQQLRSDGKLANGQLDHIDISEALRCNEQPAIDFFEFESFSEFMSKEEETEYLCEEIIAKGQSCVIAGPQKSLKTGIGGLDLGYALATGGYFLDVFPCPRPVRVGIMTGESNRPKIQRVMRTKSQSPLTSPRCEPMLHITRKLPDFSQEQQLRHLENSISLHGLEVVIVDPVYLCLGSYADSTSNVSAMGNLLRSIDEITQPVGCTPIILHHTNRKHEPHKPLTLRDISGAGFAEWARQWILLCPRSDFDPATYQHSLWMVAGGSAGHAGKYAVDVCEKGEDGEWAWIAEVRSEGEEKAAYKERKEQRKEDAEKAKSEEFVRNLKMAIVSREDGSTINDIKRYFKENGFPLRSRINRERLDDFVEFGFVKKKRAKRGNNQNVDAYFPADEWAEPTEQPSEQESKSCQ is encoded by the coding sequence ATGACGTCAGAACTCAATCCATACCAATCGCAGGCCCTTGAATATCTAAAAGCCGGATTCTCCATCATTCCTGTCGGAGAAAACAAAGTGCCGAAACGGGCTTGGAAAAAACGAACGAAACAATTGCCGACTGATGCGGAAGTCATTGAAGACTTTCGACAGCCAGCGGGCATCGGGATTGTTGCTGGAAAAGTTTCAGGGAATCTCGAAGTTATCGACATTGACATTGAAGATATGGCCGAGGCCGATGCTTATAGAGATTCCTTGTTATCTAACTCTGTGAATGCTTGCGAAAAACTAGGAATCGACTGTTCGGGGCTGTCTGGAATTAGCGTCAATCGCACGCCTCGTAATGGCCTGCATCTTTTCTATCGTTGCTTTGAGCCGGTGAGTGGAAGCCAGAAGCTAGCCCGGCACAACGGAAAGCGAGTCGATTCAACTGGAGAGTACGACAACACACCTGGTTATCACATCGAGACACGCGGAGAAGGCGGATATTGTCTTTCTCCAGGATCGGCCGATTTTTCGCATCCGTTGGGAGCTTCGAAGTATCGGCACATTGCAGGCCCGAAACTGATTGACCTAAAGCCCTCTATCTCTCCCGAGCTTCGTGACGTCTTGCTCTGCGAAGCGAAATTTTTAGGGATTGACGGAGACGGCTTCGATGATGCCCAGTCAATGCAGGCAGCAATGTCAGCCAAACAGGATCAACAACCGGCAGAAGCGGAGAGGACCTCAGTCACCCTCGGTCCGGTTCGAAATACAAACGTCTCTAATAATATTCTGATGACATGGGCCGAGATTTTAGAGCCTCACGGATTCACTCAAGCTGAAACCGTAGACGGGGTGACTTACTGGAAACGACCCGGCTCAAAGAACAAGCATTCCGCCTCAACTAACTATCAAGGCACTGATCTTTTCTATCCTTGGTCACCGAATTGCCACCCAGCATTGGAGGCTAACCGAGGCTACAACAAATTGGCAACTTATACAGCCCTCGTTTTCGGAGATCATTCGTCAGAGGCATTCCGTTTAGCTGCTCAACAGTTGCGGTCTGATGGCAAATTGGCGAATGGCCAGCTTGACCATATCGACATCAGCGAAGCTTTACGCTGTAACGAACAACCGGCAATAGACTTCTTTGAGTTCGAATCTTTTAGCGAGTTTATGAGCAAAGAAGAGGAGACCGAGTACTTATGTGAGGAGATCATTGCGAAAGGGCAATCATGTGTCATTGCCGGCCCTCAGAAGAGCCTCAAAACGGGAATTGGCGGCCTTGACCTGGGGTACGCCCTAGCAACGGGCGGATATTTCCTCGACGTTTTCCCATGCCCTCGACCGGTTCGCGTCGGCATTATGACAGGGGAATCCAATCGACCCAAGATTCAAAGGGTAATGCGAACGAAATCCCAATCTCCGTTAACCAGTCCGCGATGCGAGCCAATGCTTCACATTACTCGAAAGCTTCCTGATTTTTCTCAGGAACAACAACTCAGACACTTGGAAAATTCCATAAGCCTGCATGGCCTTGAAGTCGTCATCGTTGACCCGGTCTATCTTTGCCTCGGATCATACGCCGATAGCACTTCAAACGTTTCGGCTATGGGGAACCTCTTGAGATCGATTGACGAGATCACTCAACCAGTCGGCTGCACTCCGATCATTCTTCATCACACGAACCGAAAGCATGAACCTCATAAGCCGCTCACATTGAGAGACATTTCAGGAGCGGGCTTTGCGGAGTGGGCGAGGCAATGGATTCTTTTATGCCCTCGGAGTGACTTTGATCCAGCAACATATCAGCACAGTCTTTGGATGGTTGCCGGCGGCTCGGCCGGACATGCGGGCAAATATGCCGTTGATGTTTGCGAGAAGGGAGAAGACGGAGAATGGGCCTGGATTGCCGAGGTGCGATCCGAGGGGGAAGAGAAGGCGGCCTACAAGGAAAGGAAAGAGCAGAGGAAAGAAGACGCAGAAAAGGCTAAGTCTGAAGAGTTTGTGAGGAATCTTAAAATGGCAATCGTGAGCAGGGAGGACGGTTCAACGATCAACGATATCAAGCGCTACTTTAAGGAGAATGGCTTTCCATTGAGAAGCCGCATCAACCGAGAAAGGCTGGACGATTTCGTGGAATTCGGCTTCGTGAAAAAAAAGAGAGCCAAGCGAGGGAACAATCAGAATGTAGATGCCTATTTCCCAGCCGATGAATGGGCCGAGCCTACTGAACAACCTTCCGAACAGGAATCGAAATCCTGCCAGTGA
- a CDS encoding DUF4062 domain-containing protein, whose amino-acid sequence MSGVIWHLWDDHYSRHEPEAASNAEFTPKIDTIEDMEALASQAPRLPHDKAMALLRNAAQRTKVFGEEITYKVDDLAKCYAASITELSEFSTYLEELGYLDHRSTKSGEHLKLKAGAFNEFLQSQSLTVFISSTVYDLLDLRAELAEHLESAGHVVRMSEDYERFDVDQKSDSIQQCLNNLKASEVIICLLDQRFGGVIQEHANEQWNGKSATQVEYEYARKLDLPVYAFIRDKAELDAGLIRGGGGTRTRWVEARGRDESKAKWLEFYDSLVKLKGNPQEPNWYDPFRTSVDLKKLVDKRLNDYVKSR is encoded by the coding sequence GTGTCAGGTGTGATTTGGCACCTTTGGGATGACCACTATTCACGTCACGAACCTGAAGCGGCTTCAAATGCTGAATTTACGCCGAAAATAGATACCATCGAAGACATGGAAGCTTTAGCTTCCCAGGCTCCTCGGCTTCCACATGATAAAGCGATGGCCTTGCTAAGGAATGCAGCTCAGAGAACGAAAGTCTTTGGCGAAGAAATTACATACAAGGTAGACGATTTAGCAAAATGTTACGCAGCAAGCATTACCGAATTATCCGAATTTTCCACTTACTTGGAAGAATTGGGGTACTTAGATCATCGGTCGACCAAGTCAGGAGAGCATCTAAAATTAAAAGCTGGGGCTTTTAATGAGTTTTTACAATCTCAATCTCTCACAGTATTCATCAGCTCAACAGTCTACGATTTATTAGACTTGCGGGCAGAGTTGGCCGAGCACCTTGAGTCGGCCGGTCATGTTGTCCGTATGTCAGAAGACTATGAGCGGTTCGATGTTGATCAGAAGTCTGACTCAATCCAGCAATGTCTCAATAACTTGAAGGCGTCGGAGGTCATTATCTGCCTCCTTGATCAACGTTTTGGAGGGGTGATCCAAGAGCATGCAAACGAGCAATGGAACGGGAAATCAGCGACTCAGGTTGAATATGAGTATGCCCGCAAACTTGACTTGCCGGTTTATGCTTTTATTCGTGACAAGGCTGAGTTGGACGCCGGCCTTATTCGTGGCGGAGGCGGAACTCGCACACGCTGGGTCGAGGCAAGGGGGAGAGACGAGAGCAAGGCTAAGTGGCTAGAGTTCTATGACTCACTCGTGAAGCTCAAAGGAAATCCACAAGAGCCGAACTGGTACGATCCATTTCGAACCTCAGTTGATCTCAAGAAGCTTGTTGACAAACGACTCAATGATTATGTGAAAAGCCGATGA
- a CDS encoding SOS response-associated peptidase, which translates to MCGRYTLRMNPLELAEVFGVDPQPELFPRFNIAPTQLNPVIRLSEDSREMSLMRWGFIPPWAKDAKIGYRMINARSELIAKSYKPALKSKRCLVLADGWYEWRGKKPFHFRMTDNQPFAFAGLWSAWKDIETFTIFTAQSDGVASEYHDRMPVILSPDAYDVWADPSIDGNDIIEGIIQGRQMDIEVVAANQCVGNVKNESPDCLN; encoded by the coding sequence ATGTGTGGTCGCTATACGCTTCGTATGAATCCTCTTGAACTTGCCGAGGTTTTTGGAGTTGATCCTCAGCCTGAGTTATTCCCTCGATTCAACATTGCACCAACTCAGTTGAATCCTGTCATCCGACTCAGTGAGGACTCAAGAGAAATGAGTCTCATGAGGTGGGGCTTCATTCCTCCCTGGGCAAAGGATGCGAAGATCGGCTATCGCATGATCAATGCTCGCTCCGAGCTGATTGCCAAGAGCTACAAGCCGGCTCTCAAAAGTAAACGTTGCCTTGTCCTCGCTGACGGTTGGTATGAATGGAGAGGGAAGAAACCTTTTCATTTCCGAATGACCGACAATCAACCTTTCGCATTTGCGGGCCTATGGTCGGCCTGGAAAGACATCGAGACATTTACGATCTTCACAGCTCAGTCTGATGGTGTTGCGTCTGAATATCATGATCGAATGCCGGTGATCCTTTCCCCCGATGCCTATGACGTTTGGGCCGATCCTTCGATTGATGGAAACGACATCATCGAAGGAATCATCCAAGGCCGGCAAATGGACATTGAGGTTGTCGCTGCAAACCAATGTGTCGGCAACGTGAAAAATGAATCTCCCGATTGCCTAAATTAA
- a CDS encoding type II toxin -antitoxin system TacA 1-like antitoxin produces MAKKKPTRTGQQLNIRCSDEDADLFNQVAQIEGLTTAQQWMLQVCRKRARAILAAAESGNVKITETLIVTDE; encoded by the coding sequence ATGGCTAAAAAGAAACCAACAAGGACAGGACAGCAGTTAAACATCAGATGCTCTGATGAGGACGCCGATTTGTTCAATCAGGTCGCTCAGATTGAGGGTCTTACTACTGCTCAACAATGGATGCTCCAAGTCTGCCGAAAACGAGCAAGAGCCATCCTTGCCGCTGCCGAGTCGGGAAATGTGAAAATCACTGAAACGCTAATTGTGACAGATGAGTAA
- a CDS encoding outer membrane protein assembly factor BamB family protein, producing the protein MKRALLLCVVTTQFVMFQVHSVTAEDWPQFRGPNCTGVSKSDASLPVKFSATEKVAWSVKLGDGIGCPVIADGRVVTSGMVDEKTIGLFAYDAKTGEKLWERAWPIGDVEEIHLTNSHAATTPAIDSERVYFYFSTLGMVAVDAKTGEDVWHQELPVPYFVFKWGAGMSPVLYKDLLLFCQDDDLHPMFYAFDKRTGELKWEDDRSDMAVNYSHPVICETDMGDEIVVGGTGLLVGYRPEDGKRLWTAKTLLRNIKTTPVSKDGIIYISVQSGGIANQWLASVDRWETGNSDGKISKEEIQAFVGERPVPESFYEKTFDKGDLNKDGFLEGRELDVAFLKSENFAGARFDSANPAQEFILAVKGGGRGDVTESHVLWKHPTKHTDHIVSPMVVDDRMLLIKGGGIATCFEMDKGELVFGPKRINNGGDYFASPVYGDGKIYVAGDNGKIVVIRNADELDVLAVNEMGESILGSPAISDGALFVRTRTSLMRIQN; encoded by the coding sequence ATGAAACGTGCTTTACTACTTTGTGTCGTGACAACACAATTTGTGATGTTTCAAGTTCACTCTGTGACTGCTGAAGACTGGCCGCAATTTCGAGGACCGAATTGTACCGGGGTTTCTAAGTCGGATGCTTCTTTACCGGTCAAGTTTTCAGCGACAGAAAAAGTGGCTTGGTCTGTTAAGCTGGGAGACGGAATTGGCTGTCCGGTCATCGCGGATGGTCGCGTTGTGACTTCTGGAATGGTGGATGAAAAAACAATTGGGCTGTTCGCTTACGATGCGAAGACCGGCGAGAAATTATGGGAACGGGCTTGGCCAATTGGAGATGTTGAAGAGATCCATCTGACAAATTCACATGCTGCGACGACTCCCGCTATCGATAGTGAGCGAGTCTACTTCTACTTCAGTACGTTGGGCATGGTGGCTGTTGATGCGAAAACTGGCGAGGATGTTTGGCATCAGGAATTGCCGGTCCCGTATTTTGTGTTCAAGTGGGGGGCGGGAATGTCCCCGGTTCTCTACAAGGATCTGCTGCTGTTCTGCCAGGATGATGATCTGCACCCGATGTTTTATGCCTTCGACAAGCGGACAGGTGAATTGAAATGGGAAGATGATCGCAGCGACATGGCTGTCAATTATTCTCACCCAGTCATTTGTGAAACTGACATGGGGGATGAAATTGTCGTCGGTGGAACTGGGCTGTTGGTCGGGTATCGTCCGGAGGATGGGAAGCGTCTTTGGACAGCGAAAACTCTTCTGCGAAACATCAAAACAACGCCGGTTTCCAAAGATGGGATCATCTATATTTCAGTCCAGAGTGGTGGAATTGCGAACCAATGGTTGGCCTCTGTCGACCGCTGGGAGACCGGCAACAGCGATGGGAAGATCTCGAAGGAAGAAATTCAGGCGTTTGTTGGAGAGCGACCCGTTCCGGAAAGTTTTTATGAGAAGACCTTCGATAAGGGAGATCTCAACAAGGATGGTTTCCTGGAAGGGCGAGAGCTTGATGTGGCGTTTTTGAAGAGCGAAAACTTTGCCGGAGCCCGATTTGATTCTGCGAATCCAGCTCAGGAATTCATTCTCGCTGTCAAAGGGGGCGGGCGTGGTGATGTGACAGAGTCTCACGTGCTGTGGAAGCATCCGACGAAGCATACAGATCACATTGTCTCACCGATGGTCGTTGATGATCGGATGTTGTTGATTAAAGGGGGAGGCATTGCGACTTGCTTTGAAATGGATAAAGGGGAGCTCGTCTTCGGCCCGAAACGGATCAACAATGGTGGCGATTATTTTGCTTCACCGGTTTATGGTGATGGGAAAATTTATGTCGCGGGCGATAATGGGAAGATCGTCGTGATTCGGAATGCCGATGAACTCGATGTCCTCGCAGTCAATGAGATGGGGGAATCAATCCTTGGTTCGCCAGCAATTTCTGATGGAGCACTCTTCGTGCGAACTCGGACATCGCTCATGCGAATCCAGAACTGA
- a CDS encoding SDR family NAD(P)-dependent oxidoreductase has product MKLAGKIALVTGAGRGIGKGCAIELAKAGADLVLNERPGSPDVEITAEEIRSLGRKCEVVEANVFSREGCEELVATAIAKVSRIDILISNPAFSRRGSFLEYSPELFEQTILGTLTSGYHMSQLVSREMVKQGDGGKIVFISSVHGEMPISGSFAYGAAKAGLNHMMRSIAVELSEYGINVNAIEPGWIDTPGEHVAFSEETIEAEGRKLPFRRLGRSDEIGKAATFLSSPDADYVTGTVLPVDGLFRFRHCLPEKTPQPKDVQ; this is encoded by the coding sequence ATGAAGCTCGCTGGAAAAATTGCACTTGTGACAGGTGCCGGGCGTGGAATTGGCAAAGGGTGTGCGATTGAATTGGCGAAGGCGGGGGCTGATCTCGTCTTAAACGAACGTCCTGGGAGTCCGGATGTTGAAATCACGGCTGAGGAGATTCGCTCGCTGGGGCGGAAGTGTGAGGTCGTTGAAGCGAATGTCTTCTCCCGTGAAGGTTGTGAGGAACTGGTTGCCACAGCGATAGCAAAGGTCTCGCGGATCGATATTCTGATCAGCAACCCGGCTTTTAGTCGGCGCGGTTCCTTTCTTGAATACTCACCAGAACTGTTTGAGCAAACAATTCTGGGAACGTTGACCAGTGGGTATCACATGAGTCAGCTTGTTTCCCGTGAAATGGTGAAGCAGGGAGACGGTGGCAAGATCGTCTTTATATCGAGTGTGCATGGAGAGATGCCTATTTCCGGTTCGTTCGCCTACGGAGCTGCCAAGGCTGGGCTGAATCACATGATGCGTTCGATTGCAGTGGAACTTTCCGAGTACGGTATCAATGTGAATGCGATTGAGCCGGGGTGGATCGACACACCCGGCGAACATGTCGCCTTCAGTGAAGAAACGATTGAAGCAGAAGGACGAAAACTTCCATTTCGACGGCTTGGGCGATCAGACGAAATTGGTAAGGCTGCAACGTTTCTCTCTTCACCTGATGCAGATTATGTCACTGGAACGGTTCTGCCTGTTGATGGCTTGTTTCGCTTTCGTCATTGCCTGCCCGAGAAAACGCCTCAGCCGAAAGATGTTCAGTAA
- a CDS encoding succinylglutamate desuccinylase/aspartoacylase family protein — MGMFQRLEFQGQSDGPHLLITAGVHGDEFEPMAAVRQLAKFLAQESSLFRGRVTLVPCVNEEAFLLGARCASDGLDLARTCPGNAQGSVTEQLAAGISELISAADYYIDLHTGGTELSIYPLAGYVLHSDKSVLEKQREMAQAFNLNVSWGTSPELQGRTLSVARDANVPAIYAEYFGAATCSKEGTDAYVDGCLNVMGALNMIERTSPPSRIEYVVEDTRPDSGHLQICNPSPVDGYFETAVGLGEKVSKGDLLGTVFCLKDHNPYPIKSDQNGIVLTLRTFPRVLAGQSVAVILESGEKVS; from the coding sequence ATGGGAATGTTTCAGCGGCTGGAGTTTCAAGGTCAATCAGACGGGCCACACTTGTTGATTACAGCAGGTGTTCATGGTGACGAATTTGAGCCGATGGCGGCTGTTCGTCAGCTTGCCAAATTTCTCGCACAAGAGTCGAGCCTGTTCCGAGGACGAGTCACATTGGTCCCTTGTGTGAATGAAGAGGCATTTCTGCTCGGAGCACGTTGTGCTTCGGACGGTTTAGACCTCGCTCGAACTTGTCCCGGCAACGCGCAAGGTTCGGTCACTGAGCAACTCGCAGCTGGGATCAGTGAGTTGATCTCAGCTGCGGATTATTACATCGATTTGCATACTGGTGGGACTGAACTTTCGATTTATCCACTGGCGGGTTATGTACTCCATTCCGACAAATCTGTGTTAGAGAAACAGCGCGAAATGGCACAGGCATTCAACTTGAATGTGAGTTGGGGGACCTCCCCTGAATTGCAAGGGCGGACACTCTCTGTGGCTCGCGATGCGAATGTGCCTGCGATTTATGCTGAATACTTCGGTGCGGCAACCTGTTCGAAGGAGGGAACAGATGCCTATGTTGATGGCTGTCTGAACGTGATGGGGGCTCTCAATATGATTGAACGAACATCACCTCCGAGTCGTATCGAGTATGTGGTTGAGGATACGCGTCCAGATTCGGGGCATCTACAAATTTGCAATCCATCTCCGGTCGATGGGTATTTTGAGACAGCTGTCGGACTCGGCGAGAAAGTCTCGAAAGGCGATCTTCTCGGAACTGTTTTCTGTTTAAAGGATCACAATCCGTATCCCATCAAAAGTGACCAAAATGGCATCGTGTTGACGCTCCGCACTTTCCCACGCGTTCTTGCCGGTCAGTCCGTCGCGGTGATTCTTGAATCAGGCGAGAAGGTTTCGTAG
- the folD gene encoding bifunctional methylenetetrahydrofolate dehydrogenase/methenyltetrahydrofolate cyclohydrolase FolD yields MSAQIIDGKGVAARLRKDLGEEVSQFREATGVVPHLAAILVGEDPASAVYVRNKQRACEKAGIKSTLHRLDAATTQVDLLELISGLNGDDSVHGILCQLPLPSQIDETTVLDSVTPIKDVDCFHPENVGLMVQGRPRYLPCTPAGCQRLIAEAGVETSGAHAVIVGRSEIVGKPMGMMLVQKGDVANATVTYAHSRTKNLAEITRQADILVAAIGKPNFIRGEMVKPGACVIDVGINRVDEKLVGDVDFDSVVGIAGSITPVPGGVGPMTIAMLLQNTLTAAKLQAE; encoded by the coding sequence ATGTCTGCACAAATCATTGATGGAAAAGGAGTCGCTGCGAGGTTGCGCAAGGATCTCGGAGAAGAGGTCAGTCAATTTCGCGAAGCGACGGGCGTTGTTCCACACTTGGCTGCGATCTTGGTTGGCGAGGACCCTGCGAGTGCGGTTTATGTGCGAAACAAGCAAAGAGCGTGTGAAAAAGCGGGGATCAAAAGCACGCTGCATCGGCTGGATGCGGCAACAACACAGGTTGATTTGCTCGAACTGATCAGTGGTCTCAATGGCGATGATTCCGTCCATGGAATTCTCTGTCAGCTTCCCCTGCCCTCGCAGATTGATGAGACGACCGTTTTGGATTCGGTCACACCTATCAAAGATGTGGATTGTTTTCATCCGGAAAATGTCGGACTTATGGTGCAGGGGCGTCCCCGTTATTTGCCTTGTACGCCAGCGGGATGTCAGCGATTAATTGCTGAAGCGGGAGTGGAAACTTCAGGCGCTCATGCGGTGATTGTGGGGCGCAGCGAAATCGTTGGCAAGCCGATGGGGATGATGCTCGTTCAAAAAGGGGACGTCGCCAACGCAACTGTGACTTACGCACATTCCCGAACAAAGAATCTGGCGGAGATCACTCGACAGGCGGATATTCTCGTAGCTGCCATCGGCAAACCAAATTTCATTCGAGGTGAAATGGTGAAGCCGGGAGCCTGTGTGATCGATGTTGGCATCAATCGCGTCGATGAAAAGCTCGTCGGTGATGTCGATTTTGATTCCGTAGTCGGAATTGCCGGTTCGATTACTCCAGTTCCTGGGGGCGTGGGGCCGATGACGATCGCCATGTTGCTCCAGAATACTCTGACCGCTGCCAAGCTTCAGGCTGAATAA